One window of Bacteroidales bacterium genomic DNA carries:
- the ruvC gene encoding crossover junction endodeoxyribonuclease RuvC translates to MIFNFKSFLANTDYICTELNNEKLENKTERIILGIDPGTTVMGYGVISDNGRAMKMLAMGVLKLSKFSSQPLRLRKIFERTLALVDQYKPDEFSIEAPFYGKNVQSMLKLGRAQGVAMAAALYRDIPIFEYSPLQIKKSITGNGNASKEQVAAMLENLLKFGKNPDTLDATDGLAAAVCHYFKRTKSPEGKSYTGWKSFLTENPDRIK, encoded by the coding sequence ATGATTTTCAACTTTAAGAGTTTTCTGGCAAACACTGACTATATTTGCACGGAATTAAACAATGAGAAGTTGGAAAATAAAACCGAACGGATAATTCTTGGCATTGACCCCGGCACAACAGTGATGGGCTATGGCGTAATCAGCGACAACGGCAGGGCGATGAAAATGCTGGCGATGGGCGTGCTCAAACTGTCGAAATTCAGCAGCCAGCCTTTGCGCCTGCGCAAAATCTTTGAGCGCACCCTCGCTTTGGTTGACCAGTATAAGCCCGATGAGTTCTCCATTGAAGCGCCATTTTACGGTAAAAATGTTCAATCCATGCTCAAACTCGGGCGCGCACAGGGTGTTGCCATGGCTGCAGCACTTTACCGCGACATCCCGATTTTTGAATATTCGCCCCTGCAAATCAAAAAGTCCATCACCGGCAACGGAAACGCTTCCAAAGAACAGGTGGCCGCCATGCTCGAAAACCTGCTCAAGTTTGGCAAAAACCCCGACACGCTCGACGCTACCGATGGCCTCGCCGCCGCCGTCTGTCATTATTTCAAACGCACAAAATCGCCCGAAGGCAAATCCTACACCGGCTGGAAGAGCTTCCTGACGGAGAACCCGGACAGAATTAAATGA
- a CDS encoding endonuclease/exonuclease/phosphatase, producing the protein MKTKYFVAWWNLENLFDVYNSANRDAWMKKKLEPELKGWTDSVLQRKINNLCSIIMKMNSNAGPDLLGVCEVENKAVLERLVAGLNALGRDYGIVHHDMSDNRGIDLAFIYDKSKFVFEQSFFYTVLRRNPTRDLFQVNFITTKGKPLIVIGNHWPARSAGVYESEPYRIIAAETLSYWLQRITEIRGSDIPILVMGDFNDEPFNRSIMDYALSSNNSTNVIFARSTQLFNLMWPKLGKSEGTFYFSNSPMVIDQFMVSKEMIKTTGKFRVAQDDAGEYLVRIEMFGEMISGGRYPNPIPFSRPAEKSRYNPNGFSDHYPISIVIGE; encoded by the coding sequence ATGAAAACCAAATACTTCGTCGCCTGGTGGAACCTTGAAAACCTTTTTGATGTGTACAATTCGGCGAACCGCGATGCCTGGATGAAAAAAAAGCTGGAACCTGAACTGAAAGGCTGGACTGACAGCGTGTTGCAGCGGAAGATCAACAACCTTTGTTCGATCATCATGAAGATGAATAGCAATGCAGGTCCCGACCTGTTGGGAGTGTGCGAGGTCGAAAACAAGGCCGTCCTGGAGCGCCTGGTAGCCGGCTTGAATGCGCTGGGAAGGGATTACGGGATCGTTCATCACGACATGTCCGACAACCGGGGTATCGATCTAGCCTTTATCTACGATAAATCGAAATTCGTCTTTGAACAGTCGTTCTTCTACACTGTGCTGAGGCGCAACCCGACCCGCGATTTGTTCCAGGTGAATTTCATCACCACCAAAGGCAAACCGCTGATTGTCATCGGAAACCACTGGCCGGCGCGCTCTGCAGGGGTGTATGAGTCGGAACCTTACCGGATCATCGCTGCCGAAACGCTGAGTTACTGGCTGCAACGCATCACCGAGATCAGAGGGAGCGACATTCCGATCCTCGTTATGGGCGACTTCAACGACGAGCCATTTAACCGGTCCATCATGGATTATGCACTCTCATCAAACAACAGTACCAATGTGATTTTCGCCAGGTCAACACAACTTTTTAACCTGATGTGGCCTAAGCTGGGAAAGTCGGAAGGAACATTTTATTTTTCCAATTCACCAATGGTCATTGACCAGTTTATGGTGTCAAAAGAAATGATTAAAACCACTGGAAAATTCAGGGTAGCACAGGATGACGCGGGGGAATATCTGGTCAGAATCGAGATGTTCGGCGAAATGATCAGCGGGGGCAGGTACCCGAATCCCATCCCTTTCAGCCGCCCGGCAGAAAAGAGCAGGTACAATCCGAACGGCTTCAGCGATCACTATCCCATTTCGATTGTAATCGGGGAGTAA
- a CDS encoding GIY-YIG nuclease family protein, which translates to MKFGKTIKIFLIDGDPNGRMSCELSNWSGKAYKIPRIKVKDCSDRDDLTSTGVYLLFGKDDDGKDQVYIGEAESILKRLNQQLTSKDFWNETIVFISKDENLNKAHIKYLENRLHEIAKSANRYKVDNFIIPTQSSISESDRAEMEEFIEYIKMLVNTLGHKVFDEKREFKTKQKTATFFVKAARGADGQGEPSSDGFVVFKGSKAAATIVNSMTPNFITYRQKLIDEGVLTDKGEYLEFTDDYIFSSPSTAAVMVMGRNANGLTEWKSKDGKTLKEFETDERTTKPQQAFGTMAGDVVN; encoded by the coding sequence ATGAAATTCGGTAAAACAATAAAAATATTTCTTATAGATGGTGACCCCAACGGACGGATGAGTTGTGAACTTTCCAACTGGTCAGGGAAAGCATATAAAATTCCAAGAATAAAAGTAAAAGACTGTTCCGACCGTGACGACTTGACAAGCACTGGTGTTTATCTACTTTTTGGGAAAGATGATGACGGGAAAGATCAAGTTTACATCGGAGAAGCGGAATCAATTTTAAAAAGACTAAATCAACAATTGACTTCAAAGGACTTTTGGAATGAAACCATAGTTTTTATAAGCAAAGACGAAAATTTAAACAAAGCCCACATAAAATATTTGGAGAACAGACTACACGAAATTGCAAAATCAGCAAATCGCTATAAAGTTGACAACTTTATTATACCGACTCAATCCTCAATTTCTGAATCTGACAGAGCAGAAATGGAAGAATTCATTGAATATATCAAAATGCTTGTAAACACTTTAGGACACAAAGTATTTGACGAGAAAAGAGAATTTAAAACAAAGCAAAAAACAGCAACATTTTTTGTAAAAGCAGCACGCGGAGCGGACGGACAAGGAGAGCCAAGTTCAGACGGCTTTGTAGTTTTTAAAGGTTCAAAAGCAGCAGCAACTATTGTAAACTCAATGACTCCAAATTTCATCACATATAGACAAAAACTCATTGACGAAGGAGTTTTAACTGACAAAGGTGAGTATTTGGAATTTACGGACGACTATATTTTCAGCAGCCCTTCGACCGCAGCAGTTATGGTGATGGGACGGAATGCAAACGGACTGACAGAATGGAAATCAAAAGATGGCAAGACATTGAAAGAATTTGAAACGGATGAAAGAACAACGAAGCCACAACAGGCGTTTGGCACAATGGCGGGTGACGTGGTTAATTGA
- a CDS encoding prolyl oligopeptidase family serine peptidase — translation MITRLIKIALCTGFLAILSTFNLLAQRTGDIVEIFGKDKVESIEEGNVVHKFTKAYVLRNAMVPGMLTGTQDIVFWQMAVNRFERPEAGKPLSDRYKESSSPLQWELLAVDSTGYFKGDLGRAYVYTELDSPEERIALLDATGHTRVFINGMPHEGDHYDYGYTLIPFRLKNGLNQFVYTFGRFGRVSAAVVIPDKELQFTHRDMTLPSVIRGEIEEKWGAIRVVNASDKSVKGLSIHCTLETGETAIYKTDDIMPLSVRKVKFRIPGTIQPLPADTLMATLVLADENGKEIDRTTIKLKVTDAGRHHERTFISQIDGSVQYFSIAPSLSDADGQALVLSVHGASVEATNQARAYKQKDWAHIVAPTNRRPFGFNWEEWGRMDALEVLHEGRKLFNTDTSRTYLTGHSMGGHGSWFLGATYPDKWAAMAPCAGYPDIIGYRRDGSDTAIKNNPHFGMICRSALAGRTVDLARNYLQSGVYVLHGGADGVVSVEQARRMRGVLGGFHNNFAYYEYPGGSHWYGDHSMDWPPLFDFLRQNTIPQTKDVREIEFITASPAVSASNYWIRINQQVVPYEHSTIKAIRQNDTIQVNSGNVRNLTLLLSLLEFSSNPVIVIDEQVINAQGAEDIHLKMENGQWNLIPELNFSEKHPGRSGGFKLAFTNHVLFVYATHGSELENQWWMNKARYDAETFLYRGNSSVDVIADKDFSPESYPDRNVIIYGNSENNSAWPILLADCPVQVGNDWIRFGSDILEGGNLAAYFLFPRPDSDFASVGVISGTGAEGMKAAFGNEYFSGITGYPDLLIFNTDWIKDGLDGVKVSGFFGNQWDIETGEFRISWF, via the coding sequence ATGATTACCCGTCTCATCAAAATTGCATTGTGCACCGGCTTCCTGGCCATTCTTTCAACGTTTAACCTCCTTGCACAGCGCACAGGCGATATTGTGGAAATCTTTGGCAAGGACAAAGTGGAAAGTATCGAAGAAGGCAATGTAGTCCACAAGTTCACCAAAGCTTATGTGTTGCGGAATGCCATGGTTCCCGGCATGTTGACCGGCACACAGGATATTGTTTTCTGGCAGATGGCAGTGAACCGCTTTGAACGTCCTGAAGCGGGAAAGCCATTAAGCGACCGGTATAAAGAAAGTTCCAGTCCATTGCAATGGGAACTTTTAGCAGTAGATTCGACAGGTTATTTCAAAGGGGATCTGGGCAGGGCTTATGTTTACACCGAACTGGACTCACCGGAGGAACGCATTGCCCTCCTCGATGCAACCGGGCATACAAGGGTTTTCATCAATGGCATGCCACACGAGGGCGACCATTACGATTATGGTTACACCCTGATCCCCTTCCGTTTGAAAAATGGATTGAACCAGTTTGTTTATACTTTTGGTCGTTTTGGAAGGGTGAGTGCAGCAGTCGTGATTCCGGATAAAGAGCTGCAGTTTACACACCGGGACATGACCCTGCCTTCAGTGATCAGAGGCGAAATAGAGGAAAAATGGGGCGCCATCCGGGTTGTAAATGCCTCGGATAAATCGGTAAAAGGATTGAGCATTCATTGCACACTCGAAACCGGTGAGACAGCTATCTATAAAACCGACGACATCATGCCCCTATCTGTCAGAAAAGTAAAATTCAGGATTCCCGGAACAATACAGCCACTCCCGGCCGACACCCTGATGGCTACCCTCGTTCTTGCAGATGAAAATGGAAAAGAAATTGACCGCACTACAATCAAACTCAAGGTCACAGATGCCGGGCGTCACCACGAAAGAACATTCATCAGCCAAATTGATGGCAGTGTGCAGTACTTTAGCATAGCTCCCTCACTTTCAGATGCAGACGGACAGGCGCTGGTTCTATCGGTGCACGGCGCTTCGGTGGAAGCCACCAACCAGGCAAGAGCCTATAAGCAAAAGGACTGGGCACACATCGTTGCCCCCACAAACCGGCGTCCTTTTGGGTTCAACTGGGAAGAGTGGGGGAGGATGGATGCCCTTGAGGTCTTGCACGAGGGGAGAAAATTGTTCAATACCGATACGTCGCGCACCTATCTCACCGGTCACTCGATGGGAGGGCACGGTTCGTGGTTCCTGGGCGCCACCTACCCCGACAAATGGGCTGCAATGGCGCCATGTGCCGGTTATCCCGACATCATCGGGTACCGCCGCGACGGATCAGACACTGCCATTAAAAACAATCCTCACTTTGGAATGATTTGTCGCAGCGCGCTGGCCGGAAGGACTGTTGATCTGGCCAGGAACTACCTGCAATCCGGCGTGTATGTATTGCATGGCGGCGCCGATGGCGTGGTGTCGGTCGAGCAGGCGCGGAGGATGAGAGGGGTGCTGGGCGGGTTTCACAACAACTTTGCTTATTATGAGTACCCCGGAGGCTCGCACTGGTATGGCGACCACAGTATGGACTGGCCTCCATTGTTCGATTTCCTCAGGCAAAATACAATCCCTCAAACCAAAGATGTCCGGGAAATTGAATTCATTACCGCTTCACCGGCTGTTTCTGCCTCCAACTATTGGATCCGGATCAATCAGCAGGTAGTCCCTTATGAACATTCGACCATCAAAGCCATCAGGCAAAACGATACGATCCAGGTCAATTCAGGAAATGTCAGGAACTTAACGTTGCTGTTGTCTCTGCTTGAATTTTCGTCCAACCCGGTGATTGTCATTGATGAACAGGTAATCAACGCTCAGGGCGCTGAAGATATTCACCTTAAAATGGAAAATGGTCAATGGAATTTAATTCCTGAACTGAATTTCTCGGAAAAGCATCCCGGTCGCAGTGGTGGTTTCAAACTGGCATTCACCAACCATGTCCTTTTTGTTTATGCCACGCACGGAAGCGAACTGGAAAACCAATGGTGGATGAACAAAGCGCGTTATGATGCCGAAACTTTCCTCTATCGGGGAAACAGTTCAGTGGATGTGATTGCTGACAAGGATTTTTCGCCTGAAAGTTACCCTGACCGCAATGTAATCATCTACGGCAACTCCGAAAACAACAGCGCATGGCCTATATTGCTTGCTGATTGCCCTGTTCAGGTGGGTAATGACTGGATAAGATTTGGATCTGATATTTTAGAAGGTGGAAATCTTGCGGCTTATTTTCTCTTTCCCCGTCCTGATAGCGACTTTGCCTCCGTGGGTGTTATTTCCGGAACGGGTGCTGAAGGCATGAAAGCGGCATTTGGAAACGAATACTTCTCCGGGATAACAGGGTACCCCGACCTGCTGATATTTAATACCGACTGGATCAAAGATGGCCTGGACGGAGTGAAAGTTTCCGGTTTCTTTGGAAATCAATGGGACATCGAAACCGGGGAATTCAGGATTTCCTGGTTCTGA
- a CDS encoding carboxypeptidase-like regulatory domain-containing protein, giving the protein MKYLIILASLVIAFYANSASPAVEGGKTEKAGTVKPAAVFTMTGSVIDMETGEKLAGSKIEIEESGVSIFTDINGNFSIPQLEPGNYTLKVSYISYEEKELASQIISDGKEMTISLKPL; this is encoded by the coding sequence ATGAAATACCTGATAATTCTTGCGTCTTTAGTTATAGCATTCTATGCAAACTCAGCCTCACCTGCTGTTGAGGGCGGAAAAACAGAAAAAGCCGGCACTGTAAAACCTGCAGCTGTTTTTACGATGACCGGTAGTGTGATTGATATGGAAACCGGCGAAAAGCTTGCCGGCTCAAAAATCGAAATTGAAGAGTCCGGAGTTAGCATTTTTACTGACATCAACGGTAACTTTTCCATCCCCCAATTAGAACCAGGGAACTATACACTAAAAGTTTCGTATATTTCCTACGAAGAGAAAGAGTTGGCAAGCCAGATCATCAGTGATGGCAAGGAAATGACCATTTCGCTCAAACCGCTCTAA
- a CDS encoding toxin-antitoxin system YwqK family antitoxin has protein sequence MLAIPMISLSQGIVEKDGYYYQDGQLYSGTFYEYFDNGTIKSEFLIVDGLKDGLSFIYFENGTKKEQWSFKAGKKDGTWLTWDENKTLTAEANFKDGLKHGSWYVWDSNGIKRYEIFYENGKKSGNWLMWDEQGNLAESKNYD, from the coding sequence ATGCTTGCAATCCCCATGATTTCACTCTCACAGGGTATTGTTGAAAAAGACGGCTATTATTATCAAGATGGCCAGTTGTATTCCGGTACATTTTATGAGTATTTTGATAATGGAACCATAAAATCAGAGTTTCTCATTGTTGATGGTTTGAAAGACGGATTGTCGTTTATTTATTTTGAAAATGGCACCAAAAAGGAACAATGGTCATTCAAGGCAGGAAAAAAAGACGGCACCTGGCTCACCTGGGATGAGAATAAGACGCTGACAGCAGAAGCCAATTTTAAAGATGGCCTGAAACACGGTAGTTGGTACGTTTGGGATTCGAATGGAATTAAGCGCTATGAAATATTTTACGAAAACGGGAAAAAAAGCGGGAACTGGCTGATGTGGGATGAGCAGGGCAACCTTGCCGAATCAAAGAACTACGATTAG